Proteins encoded together in one Mycobacterium noviomagense window:
- a CDS encoding DUF3556 domain-containing protein, with amino-acid sequence MGFFKPELPQIDMAEWSKGTRSEKIQPMARHWAEVGFGTPVALHLFYVVKIGLYILGGWLFALTTTGINGFTAVGSWWSEPIVFEKVVLYTMLFEVVGLGCGFGPLNNRFFPPMGSILYWLRPNTIRLPPWPNRIPLTKGTARTPIDVALYAGLLVMLLWALFSDGTGPVPALGTDVGLLPLWQIWVILGLLAVLGLRDKVIFLAARGEVYASMTVTFLLPGVDMIVASKLVFLVIWMGAATSKLNHHFPFVISTMMSNNPLIRAKSMKRAFFERFPDDLRPGRLSRIVAHGGTTVEMCVPLVLFFCHGGWPTAIAAAVMVCFHLAILTAIPMGVPLEWNVFMIYGVGALFVAYAHLGLAELEHPVVVAVLFVVLAGVVIVGNLFPRKVSFLPGMRYYAGNWDTTLWCVKPSAEEKITRGLVTIASMPAAQLERFYGSKEAAQIPIYMGYAFRSFNTHGRALFTLAHRAMAGQNEDDYVITDGERICSTAIGWNFGDGHMHNEQLIAAMQERCHFEPGEVRVVLLDAQPIHRQIQQYRLVDAATGEFERGYVKVADMVTRQPWDDTVPVHVYESRVTGSDEVSRP; translated from the coding sequence ATGGGATTCTTCAAACCTGAGCTGCCGCAGATCGACATGGCGGAATGGAGCAAAGGCACGCGAAGCGAGAAGATCCAGCCGATGGCCCGGCATTGGGCCGAGGTGGGCTTCGGGACACCGGTCGCGTTGCACCTGTTCTACGTCGTCAAAATCGGTCTCTACATCCTGGGCGGCTGGTTGTTCGCGCTGACCACCACGGGCATCAATGGGTTCACCGCCGTGGGTTCGTGGTGGTCGGAGCCGATCGTGTTCGAGAAGGTCGTGCTCTACACGATGCTCTTCGAGGTCGTCGGCCTGGGCTGCGGCTTCGGGCCGCTGAACAACAGGTTCTTCCCGCCGATGGGCTCGATCCTGTACTGGCTGCGCCCGAACACGATCCGATTACCGCCCTGGCCCAACCGAATCCCGCTGACGAAGGGCACCGCTCGCACTCCGATAGACGTCGCGTTGTATGCCGGCTTGCTCGTAATGCTGTTGTGGGCGTTGTTCTCCGACGGCACCGGCCCAGTTCCGGCGCTGGGCACCGACGTCGGCCTGCTTCCGCTGTGGCAGATCTGGGTGATCCTCGGCCTGCTCGCCGTGCTCGGGCTGCGGGACAAGGTGATCTTTCTGGCCGCCCGCGGCGAGGTCTACGCGTCGATGACGGTGACGTTCTTGCTCCCCGGTGTGGACATGATCGTCGCCTCGAAACTGGTGTTCTTGGTGATCTGGATGGGCGCGGCCACGTCGAAGCTCAACCACCACTTCCCGTTCGTGATCTCCACAATGATGTCGAACAACCCACTGATTCGGGCGAAGTCGATGAAGCGGGCCTTCTTCGAACGGTTCCCCGACGACCTGCGACCCGGACGCCTGTCGCGGATCGTCGCCCACGGCGGCACGACCGTGGAGATGTGCGTGCCGCTTGTGTTGTTCTTCTGCCACGGCGGCTGGCCGACCGCGATCGCCGCCGCCGTCATGGTCTGTTTCCACCTGGCGATCCTGACCGCGATCCCGATGGGGGTGCCGCTGGAGTGGAACGTCTTCATGATCTACGGGGTCGGAGCCCTCTTCGTCGCCTACGCGCACCTGGGGCTTGCAGAGCTGGAACATCCTGTGGTGGTGGCGGTCTTGTTCGTGGTGCTCGCCGGCGTCGTGATCGTCGGCAACCTGTTCCCGCGCAAGGTTTCGTTTCTGCCGGGCATGCGCTACTACGCCGGCAACTGGGATACCACGCTGTGGTGCGTCAAACCCTCTGCGGAGGAGAAGATCACCCGTGGGCTGGTGACGATCGCCAGCATGCCGGCCGCGCAGCTCGAGCGTTTCTACGGCAGCAAGGAGGCGGCGCAGATCCCCATCTACATGGGCTACGCCTTCCGCTCGTTCAACACCCACGGCCGGGCGCTGTTCACGTTGGCGCATCGAGCCATGGCCGGGCAGAACGAGGACGACTACGTCATCACCGACGGCGAACGGATTTGTTCCACCGCCATCGGCTGGAATTTCGGCGACGGCCACATGCACAACGAACAACTGATCGCCGCGATGCAGGAGCGCTGCCACTTCGAGCCCGGCGAGGTGCGCGTCGTGCTGCTCGACGCGCAACCCATTCACCGCCAGATCCAGCAATACCGGTTAGTCGACGCAGCTACGGGCGAGTTCGAGCGCGGCTACGTCAAGGTGGCCGACATGGTCACCCGGCAACCCTGGGACGACACCGTGCCGGTGCACGTGTACGAAAGCCGCGTCACCGGCTCCGACGAGGTGAGCCGGCCCTAG
- a CDS encoding thiol-disulfide oxidoreductase DCC family protein — protein sequence MAGILFFDGVCGMCTRSAYFVLKLNRTGDVRIEPLQSAGVADRLGIAPSQLLDSTRWLDESGAVYSGAEAFNAAVSAALGTKLPLALYRIPGVRFVQDAIYRWVAAHRYRFPGTTPYCESHPSAC from the coding sequence ATGGCAGGAATTCTCTTCTTCGACGGCGTATGCGGAATGTGCACGCGCTCGGCGTATTTCGTGCTGAAGCTCAACCGGACCGGTGACGTGCGGATCGAGCCGCTGCAAAGCGCGGGAGTCGCGGACCGGCTCGGCATCGCACCGTCGCAGCTGCTCGATTCCACCCGGTGGCTGGACGAGTCGGGCGCCGTCTACTCCGGTGCGGAGGCCTTTAATGCGGCGGTGTCGGCCGCGCTCGGCACCAAGTTGCCGTTGGCCCTGTACCGGATTCCCGGCGTGCGGTTCGTCCAGGATGCGATCTATAGGTGGGTGGCGGCACATCGCTACCGCTTCCCCGGCACGACGCCGTACTGCGAGTCACATCCTTCTGCTTGCTGA
- a CDS encoding RtcB family protein, which translates to MKLVQETPFRFRIDPSGAMRVPGVIFASSSLLPDTNREPLLRQVANVATLPGIVEASYAMPDIHLGYGFPIGGVAATDIRDGGVISPGGVGFDISCGVRLLSADLERTEFAKVARVVMDLLSKRIPRGAGPGAVRSPVSDNELNHVLRGGSRYVVEHGDGSELDLERCEDGGAFDEADPSAISQRARERGRHQLGSLGSGNHFLEVQHVVEVSDEPVAKAFGLRAGQVCVMIHCGSRGLGHQICTDEVHAMDRAMERHKVQVPDRQLACVPMDSAEGRRYLAAMYAAANYARANRQILGRAASEVFRSATGNGLELVYDISHNLARIERHDVGGQLLDLCVHRKGATRALPPGHAKLPTDLADVGQPVLIPGSMGTASYVLAGVTGGGAFHSTCHGAGRRLSRHQAARSVSPNELREQLERRQKILVRGASKRGLVEEAPAAYKDVSEVVAVAEQAGLCRTVARLEPLGVVKG; encoded by the coding sequence ATGAAATTAGTGCAGGAAACACCGTTTCGGTTTCGCATCGACCCGTCCGGCGCAATGCGCGTGCCGGGAGTGATCTTCGCGTCGTCGTCGCTGCTGCCCGACACCAACCGCGAACCCCTGCTGCGGCAGGTGGCGAACGTCGCGACCTTGCCGGGCATTGTCGAGGCGTCGTACGCGATGCCCGACATCCATCTGGGCTACGGCTTCCCGATCGGCGGCGTGGCCGCGACCGACATCCGCGACGGCGGCGTGATCTCGCCCGGCGGTGTGGGATTCGACATCTCCTGCGGTGTGCGGCTGCTGTCAGCCGATCTCGAACGGACTGAGTTCGCCAAAGTTGCCCGGGTGGTGATGGATCTGTTGAGCAAACGCATTCCCCGTGGTGCGGGACCGGGAGCGGTGCGCTCGCCGGTCAGCGACAACGAGTTGAATCACGTGCTGCGCGGCGGTTCTCGGTACGTGGTCGAGCACGGTGACGGGTCAGAGCTCGACTTAGAGCGCTGCGAGGACGGCGGCGCGTTCGACGAGGCTGACCCGTCCGCGATCAGCCAGCGAGCGCGGGAGCGGGGTCGCCACCAGCTCGGCAGCCTTGGCTCCGGCAATCATTTCCTGGAGGTCCAGCATGTGGTCGAAGTGTCCGACGAGCCCGTTGCCAAGGCTTTCGGGCTGCGCGCCGGCCAAGTATGCGTGATGATCCACTGCGGATCGCGTGGACTCGGACATCAGATCTGCACCGACGAAGTGCACGCGATGGACCGTGCCATGGAGCGCCATAAAGTGCAGGTCCCTGATCGGCAATTAGCTTGCGTGCCAATGGATTCAGCCGAAGGTCGCCGCTACCTGGCGGCGATGTATGCAGCGGCGAACTACGCGCGCGCCAACCGGCAGATCCTCGGCAGGGCCGCATCGGAGGTGTTTCGGTCGGCCACCGGCAACGGATTGGAATTGGTTTACGACATTTCGCATAACCTCGCCCGGATCGAACGGCACGATGTCGGAGGACAGCTGCTCGACCTTTGTGTGCACCGCAAGGGCGCGACCCGGGCGCTGCCGCCCGGGCACGCAAAACTGCCAACGGATTTGGCTGATGTCGGCCAACCCGTGTTGATACCGGGGTCGATGGGGACCGCGTCATATGTATTGGCTGGGGTGACTGGTGGCGGTGCGTTTCATTCGACCTGTCACGGCGCCGGTAGGCGGCTGAGCCGCCATCAAGCGGCCCGCTCGGTATCGCCGAACGAATTGCGCGAGCAACTGGAACGACGACAGAAGATCCTCGTCCGTGGCGCGTCGAAACGCGGACTGGTCGAAGAGGCGCCCGCGGCCTACAAGGACGTTTCGGAGGTTGTCGCGGTCGCCGAACAGGCGGGCCTATGTCGCACTGTGGCCCGACTGGAACCGCTGGGCGTGGTGAAGGGTTGA
- a CDS encoding archease, whose product MAPDRGHCTLPHPADITIEAWAPTREACLAEAVMGLTESFVDVSDAAPLRTITSELVATNDSDRLVAALDELIFLLDTQGVVPLGADVDIDSKSVRLTMPVASLSDVTLIGAAPKAVALSGLEFSHTGDHWRCRATIDV is encoded by the coding sequence ATGGCCCCTGATCGCGGCCACTGCACCCTGCCCCATCCCGCTGATATCACCATCGAAGCCTGGGCTCCGACCCGCGAGGCGTGCCTGGCTGAAGCGGTGATGGGACTCACGGAGAGTTTCGTCGACGTCTCGGATGCGGCGCCGCTGCGGACCATCACTTCTGAGTTGGTCGCGACGAATGACAGCGATCGTCTGGTGGCGGCACTCGACGAGCTGATCTTTCTGCTCGACACCCAAGGCGTTGTCCCGTTAGGCGCGGACGTCGACATCGACTCGAAGTCAGTGCGATTGACCATGCCGGTGGCCTCGCTCAGCGACGTCACGCTGATCGGTGCGGCGCCGAAGGCCGTCGCGCTGTCGGGGCTCGAGTTCAGCCATACCGGCGACCACTGGCGTTGCCGCGCCACGATCGACGTCTAG
- a CDS encoding FeoA family protein, with amino-acid sequence MHGQGQDPRRSDLAQLAPGQRATVVGLAPQADPAVGRRLHQLGFRPTARVDVIRRAPLGDPTIYRVHDTELCIRRREAQLIEVLPETQP; translated from the coding sequence ATGCATGGTCAAGGCCAGGATCCGCGTCGATCCGATCTTGCCCAGCTGGCACCAGGTCAGCGGGCGACAGTGGTGGGTTTGGCGCCGCAGGCCGACCCCGCGGTCGGACGTCGACTGCACCAATTGGGCTTCCGGCCAACCGCCCGCGTCGACGTGATCCGCCGCGCACCGCTAGGTGATCCCACGATCTACCGAGTCCACGACACCGAACTGTGTATCCGTCGCCGCGAGGCGCAACTGATCGAGGTCCTCCCGGAGACCCAGCCATGA
- the feoB gene encoding ferrous iron transporter B: protein MTSCHAEGSGAVAVADLRRVALVGSPNAGKTSVFNHLTGLRAKIGNYPGVTVGRSVGTAKVDGVEIVVEDLPGTYSLDPISPDEQVVTDLLTGDLDGIGRPDAVLLVADATTLRRSITLVAEVLRLDLPCVLVLTMTDELTSRGGRIDTDALSTALGIPVTAVVAHRGTGIAALRAQLGSFTQWKRPPLLPPSDHNTADAWGKSVLDAAGYVAPQPDHRTNRIDRLILHPLRGTVVFFAVMFAFFQIVFTVGAPLRDWIGDGLNWLGAQIADHLGNSIVGSLLGHGIIGGVGTVLQFIPQIALLFLLIALLENIGYMARAAFVMDRVMAITGLEGRAFVAMLSSFACAIPGIMATRTLPSSRDRIATILSAPLMTCSARLPVYTLLVGLLVAPQTRWWGFSAQGITMFLLYLGGGTSALIAAWLFKSTILRSDLLPFTMELPPYRFPSPQAVLVAVWSASKMFLRKAGTIILAVSLVLWALLNLPTRDAETAHMSPTDATAYVMSHSYAADVGKAIEPVFKPLGFDWHIDIALVGALSAREVFVSTLGQVSAATNPADPGEALATMTDDHGHKVFTGPTVIALLVYFMFALQCMSTVVVMRRETNSWRWPGLAFGYMFVLAWVMAFAARSIAVGVGA, encoded by the coding sequence ATGACGTCGTGTCATGCCGAGGGCAGCGGGGCGGTTGCCGTCGCAGATCTTCGTCGGGTCGCCCTGGTGGGCAGTCCGAATGCCGGCAAGACCAGCGTCTTCAACCATCTGACCGGGCTGCGCGCGAAGATCGGCAACTACCCGGGCGTCACCGTCGGACGCAGTGTGGGTACCGCGAAAGTGGATGGCGTCGAGATCGTTGTCGAGGACCTGCCCGGCACCTACAGCCTCGACCCCATCAGCCCGGACGAGCAGGTGGTCACAGACCTGCTCACCGGGGATCTCGATGGCATCGGCCGACCCGATGCGGTGCTGCTGGTGGCCGACGCCACCACGCTGCGTCGTTCGATAACTCTGGTGGCGGAGGTCCTGCGCCTCGATTTGCCGTGCGTGCTGGTACTCACGATGACTGACGAATTGACGTCGCGTGGCGGCCGGATCGATACCGATGCCCTATCGACGGCCCTGGGTATCCCGGTGACCGCGGTCGTCGCGCACCGCGGCACGGGCATTGCGGCTTTGCGCGCCCAGCTGGGGTCGTTCACGCAGTGGAAACGGCCACCGCTTTTGCCTCCGTCCGACCACAACACCGCCGACGCCTGGGGCAAGTCGGTGCTTGATGCGGCAGGTTATGTCGCGCCGCAACCGGATCACCGCACCAACCGGATCGACCGGTTGATCCTGCACCCGTTGCGGGGCACGGTCGTCTTCTTCGCGGTGATGTTCGCCTTCTTCCAGATCGTCTTCACCGTCGGTGCCCCACTGCGCGATTGGATCGGTGACGGACTGAACTGGCTGGGCGCCCAGATCGCCGATCACTTGGGCAACTCAATCGTGGGTAGCCTGCTGGGCCACGGAATCATCGGCGGTGTCGGTACCGTCCTGCAGTTCATCCCGCAGATTGCGTTGCTGTTCTTGCTGATTGCGCTGCTCGAGAACATCGGCTACATGGCACGGGCAGCGTTCGTGATGGACCGGGTGATGGCCATCACCGGTCTGGAAGGCCGCGCCTTCGTTGCGATGCTGTCGTCGTTCGCCTGCGCCATTCCCGGCATCATGGCTACCCGGACGTTGCCGTCATCGCGCGACCGGATCGCCACCATTTTGAGTGCACCGCTGATGACCTGTTCGGCGCGTCTGCCGGTGTACACCTTGCTGGTCGGTCTGCTGGTCGCCCCCCAAACGCGTTGGTGGGGGTTCAGTGCGCAGGGCATCACGATGTTCTTGCTGTATCTCGGTGGGGGCACCTCGGCCCTGATCGCGGCGTGGTTGTTCAAGTCGACGATCCTGCGCAGCGACCTGCTGCCGTTCACCATGGAACTCCCGCCGTATCGGTTCCCGTCGCCGCAAGCCGTCCTGGTCGCGGTGTGGAGCGCGTCGAAGATGTTCTTGCGCAAGGCCGGAACGATCATCTTGGCCGTTTCACTGGTGCTGTGGGCGCTGCTCAACCTGCCGACCCGCGATGCCGAGACCGCTCACATGTCGCCCACCGACGCGACCGCATACGTGATGAGCCACAGCTATGCCGCCGACGTCGGCAAAGCAATCGAGCCCGTGTTCAAACCGCTCGGCTTCGACTGGCATATCGATATCGCGCTGGTCGGTGCCCTGTCGGCGCGTGAGGTGTTCGTGTCTACGCTGGGCCAGGTTTCGGCCGCGACAAACCCCGCCGATCCGGGTGAAGCGCTGGCGACAATGACCGACGACCACGGCCACAAGGTCTTCACGGGGCCGACCGTGATCGCATTGCTGGTGTATTTCATGTTCGCGTTGCAGTGCATGTCGACAGTCGTCGTGATGCGCCGAGAGACCAACTCGTGGCGATGGCCGGGCCTGGCCTTCGGTTACATGTTCGTGCTCGCGTGGGTGATGGCGTTCGCTGCCAGGTCGATCGCGGTAGGAGTCGGGGCATGA
- a CDS encoding NifU family protein: MIPIHAIATSNPQQLRWVVPPGSNLPSEGAVRHVPGRLGALLDRGVIDALTVRGTDVLITLRPGASWRELGDDVRDALSEALRDPAGWQVDASSADTSAELAEVATSLLAGPIGALAESHGGSIELVSVTGSHVVVRMSGACAGCPASGSTIYEKLQSELRRRVGDQVDVSYENEFPPLSLGKKLLSLLVR; encoded by the coding sequence ATGATTCCGATCCATGCCATCGCCACCTCGAATCCTCAGCAATTGCGCTGGGTCGTGCCGCCGGGCAGCAACCTCCCATCTGAAGGCGCCGTCCGGCACGTCCCGGGGCGGCTCGGCGCCTTGTTAGACCGCGGAGTCATCGATGCGTTGACGGTGCGCGGAACCGATGTGTTGATCACGCTGCGGCCCGGCGCCAGTTGGCGCGAGCTCGGCGACGACGTGCGTGACGCGCTCAGCGAGGCACTGCGTGACCCCGCGGGTTGGCAGGTCGACGCGTCATCCGCCGATACAAGCGCTGAGCTGGCCGAGGTGGCCACCTCGCTGCTCGCTGGACCGATCGGCGCGCTCGCTGAATCACACGGCGGATCAATCGAATTGGTGTCAGTGACCGGTAGCCACGTCGTCGTCCGGATGTCGGGCGCCTGCGCCGGATGTCCGGCGTCGGGCTCGACGATCTACGAAAAGCTGCAGTCCGAGTTGCGCCGACGAGTGGGCGACCAGGTCGATGTTTCCTACGAAAACGAGTTCCCGCCATTGTCGCTTGGCAAGAAGCTGCTGTCTCTCCTAGTCCGCTGA
- a CDS encoding DoxX family protein, producing MTAYDVGLLILRLVLGLTLAAHGFNKFFGGGRIPGTARWFESIGMKPGTFHAAVAATTEVSAGLGLAAGLLTPIPAAGFVSLMLVAAWTVHRPNGFFIVKEGWEYNLVLAVSAVAVATLGPGRLSLDWLIFGHNWLDGWKGLLLSALLGLAGAIGQLLIFYRPPVKQAQ from the coding sequence ATGACTGCCTACGATGTCGGCTTATTGATTCTGCGGTTGGTGCTCGGCTTGACCCTTGCCGCCCACGGCTTCAACAAGTTCTTCGGCGGCGGCCGAATCCCGGGAACCGCGCGTTGGTTCGAGAGCATCGGCATGAAGCCCGGCACCTTTCATGCAGCCGTCGCCGCCACTACTGAGGTATCGGCCGGACTTGGCCTGGCGGCAGGGCTGCTGACCCCCATCCCGGCGGCGGGCTTCGTCTCGCTGATGTTAGTCGCGGCTTGGACTGTGCACCGGCCCAACGGATTCTTCATCGTCAAGGAGGGCTGGGAGTACAACCTTGTCCTCGCGGTCAGCGCCGTCGCGGTGGCCACGCTGGGTCCCGGGCGGCTCAGCTTGGACTGGCTGATCTTCGGGCACAACTGGCTCGACGGCTGGAAAGGCCTGCTGTTGTCGGCCCTGCTGGGCCTGGCCGGGGCCATCGGCCAGCTGCTGATCTTCTACCGCCCGCCGGTCAAGCAGGCGCAGTAG
- a CDS encoding winged helix-turn-helix transcriptional regulator has protein sequence MARNEQERTSKWVTDPEVSVDNNFECPVEATLAVIGGKWKAVLIFHLMTDGAQRFAELRSKTRGISDRVLSRQLRELESDGIVHREVFAEVPPRVVYSLTEYGQSLRPVTEAMCAWGKRHMAVGAA, from the coding sequence ATGGCGCGCAACGAACAAGAGCGCACTTCGAAGTGGGTTACTGACCCGGAGGTTAGCGTGGACAACAACTTCGAGTGCCCGGTCGAGGCCACGCTCGCGGTGATCGGCGGCAAGTGGAAAGCCGTGCTGATCTTTCACTTGATGACCGACGGCGCCCAGCGGTTCGCCGAATTGCGGAGCAAGACCCGCGGTATCAGCGACCGAGTTTTGTCGCGACAACTGCGTGAGCTGGAATCCGACGGCATCGTCCACCGCGAGGTCTTTGCTGAAGTCCCGCCACGTGTCGTGTATTCGTTGACGGAGTACGGGCAGTCGTTGCGGCCGGTGACCGAGGCGATGTGCGCGTGGGGCAAACGCCATATGGCTGTCGGCGCTGCCTAA
- a CDS encoding NADPH-dependent F420 reductase has translation MGAGNVGSTLGGAWGNRGHHVTFGVRHPDDPKYASLGAVATNESAVASAEVVALCTPWQSTQAAVQTCGDLTGKVLIDCTNPLTPDVAGLEVGHTTSGAEQVAAWANGARVCKAMNQIGAPMMDAPQLPGKPVMFICGDDDDAKSVTAGLVDELGFETVDIGELALARLLEPYALLWIHLALRRGFGPTFGFGLLRGQP, from the coding sequence ATCGGAGCAGGCAATGTCGGCAGCACGCTGGGCGGTGCGTGGGGTAACCGCGGCCATCACGTCACGTTCGGTGTTCGGCACCCGGATGACCCGAAGTATGCGTCGCTTGGTGCAGTCGCGACCAACGAATCGGCGGTCGCGTCCGCCGAAGTCGTCGCCTTGTGCACGCCGTGGCAGAGCACGCAGGCTGCCGTGCAGACCTGCGGGGACCTGACTGGCAAGGTCCTCATCGACTGCACGAACCCGCTGACACCGGACGTCGCCGGCTTGGAGGTTGGGCATACCACATCCGGAGCAGAGCAGGTCGCGGCCTGGGCGAACGGCGCGCGGGTCTGTAAAGCGATGAACCAGATCGGCGCCCCGATGATGGATGCGCCCCAACTGCCGGGCAAACCCGTGATGTTCATCTGCGGTGACGATGACGACGCGAAGTCGGTGACCGCCGGGTTGGTCGACGAGCTTGGCTTCGAGACGGTCGACATCGGCGAGCTGGCGCTGGCCCGGCTGCTCGAACCGTACGCATTGCTGTGGATTCACCTGGCACTGCGCCGCGGATTCGGCCCGACCTTCGGGTTCGGCCTGTTGCGCGGCCAGCCATAA
- a CDS encoding pyruvate, phosphate dikinase: protein MLVLDGNTKLSRESLGNKGYGIAAMRRQGLPVPPAFCITTDVGARYLSRPEATMAAIWKDVLDHIGWLEAQTSRTFGRGPNPLLISVRSSAARSMPGMMDTVLDLGIDDAVEEALAALGTAAFARDTRQRFSRMYRRIAGATAGGPETISAPADPYTQLRAAIEAVFASWNSPRAITYRAHHGIDDRGGTAVVVQSMVFGNRDPNSGAGVLFSRNPITGADERFGEWLPGGQGDDVVSGTFDVEPIAALSDEQPAVYDELIAASRTLERLAGDVQEIEFTVEQGKLWLLQTRAAERSAQAAVRLALQLRREGLIDDAEALRRVTPAQVETLLLPSLQPETRLAVALLAKGLPASPGVASGRAYTDMDDAMNAADAGEDVILVRNHTSPDDVHGMLAARGIVTEVGGASSHAAVVSRELGKVAVVGCGVGVVESLAGRLVTVDGNQGEVREGILELSAWSENDTPELRELADIARRISPLRAHDDGNYPRLQKNSLEAVRAAMASGQTDVVSTNPVVTMLAALRLTEVPASR, encoded by the coding sequence GTGCTGGTGCTGGACGGCAACACGAAGCTGTCGCGGGAATCGCTGGGTAACAAGGGCTACGGCATTGCTGCGATGCGCAGGCAGGGTTTGCCGGTGCCGCCGGCGTTCTGCATCACCACCGACGTCGGCGCCCGGTACCTCTCTAGACCTGAGGCGACGATGGCCGCGATCTGGAAAGACGTACTGGACCACATCGGCTGGCTGGAAGCCCAGACCTCGCGGACGTTCGGCCGAGGGCCGAATCCGCTGCTGATCAGCGTGCGCTCCAGTGCGGCGCGGTCGATGCCGGGCATGATGGACACGGTGCTGGATCTGGGCATCGACGACGCTGTCGAAGAAGCATTGGCAGCGCTCGGCACGGCGGCGTTCGCACGCGACACCCGGCAGCGGTTCAGCCGGATGTATCGCCGCATCGCCGGGGCGACGGCCGGCGGTCCTGAGACGATCTCCGCGCCGGCCGATCCGTACACCCAGCTGCGGGCGGCGATTGAGGCGGTGTTCGCGTCGTGGAACTCGCCACGCGCGATCACCTACCGCGCCCATCACGGCATCGACGACAGGGGCGGTACCGCGGTTGTCGTGCAATCGATGGTGTTCGGCAACCGGGACCCTAATTCGGGTGCGGGAGTGCTGTTTTCCCGCAACCCGATAACCGGCGCGGACGAGCGATTTGGTGAATGGCTGCCCGGCGGCCAAGGCGACGACGTGGTGTCGGGGACCTTCGACGTCGAACCGATCGCCGCGCTGAGCGATGAACAACCGGCCGTTTACGACGAGCTGATAGCCGCGTCGCGCACGCTTGAACGGCTTGCTGGTGACGTCCAAGAAATCGAGTTCACCGTCGAACAAGGCAAGCTGTGGCTGCTGCAAACCCGGGCCGCGGAGCGTTCGGCGCAAGCGGCGGTGCGTTTGGCGCTGCAGTTGCGCCGCGAAGGCCTCATCGACGACGCCGAGGCGCTACGCAGAGTCACCCCCGCCCAAGTCGAGACACTGCTGCTGCCGTCGCTGCAGCCGGAGACCCGGTTGGCCGTAGCACTTTTAGCTAAGGGACTGCCCGCCAGCCCCGGTGTGGCATCGGGCCGCGCCTATACCGATATGGACGACGCGATGAACGCCGCCGACGCCGGTGAGGACGTCATCCTGGTGCGAAACCACACCAGCCCCGACGACGTCCACGGCATGCTGGCTGCGCGTGGCATCGTTACCGAGGTCGGCGGCGCCTCCAGTCACGCCGCGGTGGTCAGCCGGGAGCTTGGCAAGGTGGCCGTGGTGGGCTGCGGCGTCGGGGTCGTCGAATCGCTGGCCGGCAGGCTGGTGACTGTGGACGGCAACCAAGGCGAAGTGCGCGAAGGCATCCTGGAGTTGTCCGCCTGGTCGGAGAACGACACTCCGGAGCTGCGGGAGTTAGCCGATATCGCACGGCGGATAAGCCCGCTGCGCGCCCACGATGACGGGAATTATCCGAGGCTGCAGAAGAACTCGCTTGAGGCTGTACGCGCGGCTATGGCCAGCGGTCAGACGGACGTGGTGTCCACCAACCCCGTGGTCACCATGCTGGCGGCCTTGAGGCTTACCGAAGTGCCGGCTTCCCGATGA
- a CDS encoding MarR family transcriptional regulator — MSELAVLQAVRLKGRVTLADLSETLVEDPAEIAHTVEQLTKTGLLADDKVLKLTREGRARLDELLAEERRDIDGAALLAAYDEFRAVNRDFKAAITDWQLKDGQPNMHRDGEYDSAVLARIEDVHRRVLPIIAAATARLPRLSAYSAKLQKALDKVRAGENTWLTRPLIDSYHTVWFELHEELIGAAGLTRDAEAKSGHAE, encoded by the coding sequence ATGAGTGAATTGGCCGTGTTGCAGGCGGTCCGCCTCAAGGGTCGGGTAACTCTGGCTGATCTGTCCGAGACCTTGGTTGAGGATCCGGCCGAGATTGCGCATACGGTCGAGCAGTTGACGAAGACGGGTCTGCTGGCTGACGACAAAGTTTTGAAGCTCACCCGCGAAGGCCGTGCCCGGCTCGACGAGTTGCTCGCCGAGGAGCGCAGGGATATCGACGGTGCTGCCCTGCTCGCTGCTTACGACGAGTTCCGCGCTGTCAACCGCGATTTCAAAGCGGCCATCACCGACTGGCAGCTCAAGGACGGCCAGCCCAACATGCACCGGGACGGCGAATACGACTCGGCCGTCCTCGCACGCATCGAGGATGTGCACCGGCGGGTGCTACCGATCATTGCTGCCGCGACGGCCCGATTGCCGCGGCTCAGCGCGTATTCGGCTAAGTTGCAAAAAGCGCTGGACAAGGTTCGGGCGGGTGAGAACACCTGGTTGACCCGCCCACTCATCGACTCCTACCACACCGTGTGGTTCGAACTGCACGAGGAGCTGATCGGCGCTGCGGGCCTGACCCGAGATGCCGAAGCCAAATCCGGCCACGCCGAATAG